Proteins from a genomic interval of Diospyros lotus cultivar Yz01 chromosome 6, ASM1463336v1, whole genome shotgun sequence:
- the LOC127804939 gene encoding uncharacterized protein LOC127804939, with amino-acid sequence MYSFFRQKNSQNQENDSLRDAKISELRAALGPLSGRSLQYCTDACLRRYLEARNWNVVKAKKMLEETLQWRSTYKPEEIRWNEVAHIGENGLVSIADFHDQLGRVVLIMRPGMQKTTAGEGNLRHLVYLVESSILNLPEGQEQMAWLIDFTGWSVNTNVPIKVARDIIFVLQNHYPERLGLVVLYSPPRIFEAFWKVVKYFVDPKTFQKIRFVYPKRKDSEEIMKLYFDAENLPSEFGGKASLKYDHEQFSRLMTQEDVKTAKFWGLDSRQLHTPNGSLGAEVGPEPVTVAAAVS; translated from the exons ATCAGTGAACTCAGGGCTGCTCTTGGACCCCTATCTGGACGTTCCTTGCAGTACTGTACTGATGCATGCCTGAGGAGATATTTGGAAGCTCGCAATTGGAATGTTGTCAAAGCAAAGAAAATGTTGGAGGAGACACTCCAATGGAGGTCAACCTATAAACCAGAGGAAATCCGTTGG AATGAGGTAGCTCATATAGGTGAGAATGGTCTAGTATCAATAGCAGATTTTCATGATCAGCTTGGGAGGGTTGTCCTTATAATGAGGCCGGGGATGCAG AAAACAACAGCAGGAGAAGGCAATCTTCGTCATCTAGTATATCTTGTGGAGAGTTCAATCCTTAACCTTCCTGAAGGTCAAGAACAAATGGCATGGTTGATAGACTTTACTGGATGGTCCGTGAACACTAACGTGCCGATAAAAGTTGCCCGAGATATTATCTTCGTTCTGCAGAATCACTACCCCGAGAGGCTCGGTTTAGTTGTCCTTTATAGTCCACCAAGAATCTTTGAAGCATTTTGGAAG GTGGTGAAGTATTTCGTGGACCCCAAAACATTCCAGAAAATTAGGTTTGTTTACCCAAAGCGTAAAGATAGTGAGGAGATCATGAAGTTGTATTTCGACGCTGAAAACCTTCCGAGTGAGTTTGGGGGAAAGGCCAGCTTGAAATATGACCATGAACAGTTCTCAAGGCTGATGACACAGGAAGATGTTAAAACTGCTAAATTCTGGGGATTGGACAGTAGGCAGCTCCACACCCCTAATGGAAGCTTGGGAGCAGAGGTGGGTCCGGAGCCTGTTACAGTTGCAGCAGCTGTAAGCTGA